In Cryptomeria japonica chromosome 1, Sugi_1.0, whole genome shotgun sequence, the sequence tctccaccaccaccatcccccTCTCCACCACCCCCATATTATTATAAGTCTCCACCACCACCTtccccatctcctcctccaccctaTTACTACaaatctccaccaccaccaccaccatctccatcttcTCCTCCTCCATACTACTACAAATCTCCTCCACCACCCCCATATTACTACAAATCCCCACCTCCACCATCTTCCTCGCCTCCTCCTCCATATTATTACAAATCCTCTCCACCGCTATCCCCTTCACCTCCACCACCATACTATTATAAatctccaccacctccatctccttcaCCTCCTCCACCATACTACTACAAATCCCCACCTCCGCCATCTCCTTCTCCTCCCCTTCCATACTACTACAAGTCCCCTCCACCACCATACTACTATAAATCCCcaccaccatcatctccatcccctCCACCTCCATATTACTATAAATCTccccctccaccatctccatctcctcctccaccataTTATTACAAATCCCCACTACCGccatctccatctcctcctcttTCATACTACTACAAATCCCCTCCACCGCCCacatattgattgattgatttctttcCAAATCAATGCTACGAGGTAAGATTCTAACACATCCTATTGTCTTTTACTAGTTATCTTGTACCATTTCTTTTCGAAATCTATAAAATCTGGTACGTAGTCTCTCAATTCAATCCATATATCATATACGGATGTGCAGAAGAATAGGTTATAAGGAACTCAAGTTTGAGGTTTTCTTTCTGTTTTTTTCCTGCAGATCTGATACGGCATGTAGCTCCTAATCAACTCGTCCGTTTTCTTCTCATTAGTGATATTACTATCAGGAATTCTTTGAAATAAGCCGGACCATTGAATCTGAGATCTGAGACAGTGCTTGCTGTAAGTAAGAAGGCAAAATCCATTGTTGATACATCTCTCATCTCGGAGTATGTTCCCTGCCCTTGACGGAGCTGGCTTTGGTCCGCCAATAAATTTTTTATACGCCAGTAATAATAAGATTATTGTCCCCTCAATTCATATTTTATCAATGTTTTCAGTTTTATCCATGTAAAGGCACAATAACCTAGTGAAGATGGAGACATTTGTTGACTATTAAAATGGTTGTTGGCTATTTAATTTAAATGTTTCCAGTATATTTAATTAACTTTTTTATAATTTCGCTGATTATGTAGATTGTGCACTATATTTGGGGGAAATGGACTTGTATATTTAAAACACACGTTACTAAACGATAGTTCCAAAGCTAGATCCTGCATtaattcatccattcaaacaacTATGTAGGTAAATAACCGTAATTTCACAGccccacacatgtatatatatagagagagagagatcagtaTGTAAAAGAATACATATACGTACAGAAACTAAATGACTGGAGCCTATGTTTCTTAATTCGATTACTAAATACAAAACATTATCAAATGATGTCCCTCCTTCTATTCAAATTCGGCTATATATtgtaaattttgtaagaaaattacTCTACAAAAATCCACTTTTGAACAATATGTTTATACAATGCATGGATTCCGTTTATTCTATGGTAATATTATCTGGAGATAATTCAAGGAATTTTTTTTTAAGTACTATAAATTATTAAGAGATATTTTACTTATAACTATAAAAAATCAAACTTGAACTCATTTTTTATGGTGTGAGTGAATATTGAATAATATCTACATTGTCATAATCTTTAATTATTTGCAAGAATTAAGGATTATTCATTCTTCAGAAATTGCTTTGGATTTGAACTTGACCTCTTTTCTTGTCATATTAGGTGAAGATTGACTGGTATCCATTACataaagatctttaaagctattTGTGGGGATTAAGGAACATTCATTCTCCTAAAAGTTCTTCGAGCTTGAATAACACCTCATCACTTATTATTTGTAGTAAGTCTTTATGAGCGAAGGATTCATTCTAGTGAACTAAAAAGTACTTAattaaaatagaaaatgaaaattaaaaatgaaaaatatatagtATTGACAATAGATAATGAAAATAAAGTGGATTTTATAAAAGCCTTCTAAATTAATGTGGAAGTGAAAATGCAAATTAATTAAACATCAAAGTTAAGGGAA encodes:
- the LOC131028623 gene encoding extensin-2-like → MVVRRAQHLDTMAFLVAVVLSMVALVSAEHEQYSSPPPSYYYKSPPPPSPSPPPPYYYNSPPPYYYKSPPPPSPSPSPPPPYDYKSPPPPSPSPPPPYYYKSPPPPSPSPPPPPSPSPPPPYYYKSPPPPSPSPPPPYYYKSPPPPSSSPPPPYYYKNPPPPSPSPPPPYYYKSPPPPSPSPPPPYYYKSPPPPSPSPPPPYYYKSPPPPPPSPSSPPPYYYKSPPPPPYYYKSPPPPSSSPPPPYYYKSSPPLSPSPPPPYYYKSPPPPSPSPPPPYYYKSPPPPSPSPPLPYYYKSPPPPYYYKSPPPSSPSPPPPYYYKSPPPPSPSPPPPYYYKSPLPPSPSPPLSYYYKSPPPPTY